One Canis lupus familiaris isolate Mischka breed German Shepherd chromosome 20, alternate assembly UU_Cfam_GSD_1.0, whole genome shotgun sequence genomic region harbors:
- the RPL32 gene encoding 60S ribosomal protein L32: protein MAALRPLVKPKIVKKRTKKFIRHQSDRYVKIKRNWRKPRGIDNRVRRRFKGQILMPNIGYGSNKKTKHMLPSGFRKFLVHNVKELEVLLMCNKSYCAEIAHNVSSKNRKAIVERAAQLAIRVTNPNARLRSEENE from the exons ATGGCTGCCCTCAGACCTCTGGTGAAGCCCAAGATCGttaaaaagaggaccaagaagttCATCCGGCACCAGTCAGACCGATATGTCAAAATTAAG CGCAACTGGCGGAAACCCAGAGGCATTGACAATAGGGTACGCAGAAGATTCAAGGGCCAAATCTTGATGCCCAACATTGGTTACgggagcaacaagaaaacaaagcacatgcTGCCCAGTGGCTTCCGGAAGTTCCTAGTCCACAACGTCAAGGAGCTTGAAGTGCTGCTGATGTGCAACAA ATCTTACTGTGCAGAGATTGCTCACAATGTATCCTCCAAGAACCGCAAAGCCATCGTGGAAagagcagcccagctggccaTCAGAGTCACCAATCCCAATGCCAGGCTGCGTAgcgaagaaaatgaataa